One Kineosporia sp. NBRC 101731 DNA segment encodes these proteins:
- a CDS encoding GntR family transcriptional regulator — translation MSPRPGSTETPTTGPGTLYEIVRSDILAGEFGATALLQELPLAQRYGVSRTPVREALARLEHEGLVEKAGRGHRVRSGTAEDVLEVYEARIVLEGQAAAGAAERRGELDLARLRHLHETVLAGETRHDAERSAHSAWHATIWRASHNRTIETLLHRLTAQLRIYDRGTQETSHDLEQTRAEHERILAAITDRRPEEARGAMIEHLTRAREVRLHRFGSEA, via the coding sequence TTGTCCCCACGCCCAGGCAGTACCGAGACCCCCACGACGGGCCCGGGCACCCTCTACGAGATCGTGCGGTCCGACATCCTGGCCGGTGAGTTCGGCGCCACCGCGCTTTTGCAGGAACTACCGCTGGCTCAGCGCTACGGCGTCTCCCGCACCCCCGTGCGCGAAGCCCTGGCCCGCCTGGAGCACGAGGGCCTGGTCGAGAAGGCCGGGCGCGGGCACCGAGTGCGTTCGGGCACCGCCGAGGACGTGCTCGAGGTCTACGAGGCCCGCATCGTGCTGGAGGGCCAGGCTGCCGCCGGCGCCGCCGAACGCCGCGGCGAGCTGGATCTGGCCCGGCTGCGACACCTGCACGAGACCGTCCTGGCCGGGGAGACCCGTCACGACGCCGAGCGCAGCGCCCACTCGGCCTGGCACGCGACCATCTGGCGGGCCTCGCACAACCGCACGATCGAGACCCTGCTGCACCGGCTCACCGCCCAGCTGCGCATCTACGACCGCGGCACCCAGGAGACCTCCCACGACCTGGAGCAGACCCGCGCCGAGCACGAGCGCATCCTGGCCGCCATCACCGACCGCCGCCCCGAAGAGGCGCGCGGTGCGATGATCGAGCACCTGACCCGGGCCCGTGAGGTCCGGCTGCACCGCTTCGGGAGCGAGGCGTGA